The sequence GCGCTTGTGGAATGGAAGATCCGCTCTTTTTAGCCACTTGTGGTCAGTGAGCGGTTTGGTGGTGGTAGTTGGCCTCGCTTAGTTGGAGGGTTGCACCAGCGCGTgcgaggggagaagggccaaggaGTTGCTGCTTTTGTCGGCCGCCATGGACTCCGGCAATAGCGGCAGCCTCCAGTCGTccagcggcggcgacgacgattTCGACTCGCGGGGAGGCGGCGTCGACTCCTCGCCGCTCTCCGCGCTGCTCCAGCCGACGCCCTCGCCCTCGGCGGTCGGGGCCTTCTCGATGCACGGATCGCTCTATGGCCTTCAGGATTTCACCTCCGCCCCgccgcagcagcagcaacagcaacagcaccaCCAGCAACACCAGCAGCAGCAGGCGTCCTGGTCGGCGCAGTTCATGGCGGGGCCGGCTTCCTCGTCGACGCGTGTCGGGCCGACCGACGCGGGCATGGGCGGCGCGAGCGCGCATCAGGCGCCTGATCCGTCAGCTGCGGCCGCGACGGCGCCGCCGAGGGGGTCGCGGAAGCGGGCGCGCGCGTCGCGGCGTGCCCCCACGACGGTGCTCACCACCGACACCTCAAACTTCCGCGCCATGGTGCAGGAGTTCACCGGCATCCCTAACCCGCCCTTCGCTGCCGGCGCTGGAGGCCCCGGTGCGTCTTTCAACTCCCGCTTCGACCACATCTTCTCGTCCTCCGCCCTCCGCTCCGCCGCCGGTGCGACCGGCGATCCAGTCTCCTCGCTGCCGCCGTACCTCCTCCGTCCTTTTGCGCAGAAGCTCCAGACGGCACCTTCGCCTTTCGCGCCCTTCACGTCCCCGTCCTCGTCAACACCTCCGTCGTCGAACATGGGCATCGCCAATGCCAATGCCAGGGCGGCGGCCACGGCCGCCGCCACCACAACAGCGTCTGCCAATCAGCGCGGCGTCGCCGGCGATGACTTCCAGCTGACGTCCTCGGCGCTTCTGCGGATGCAGGACCACAGCAGCAACTACCTGTCCTTCCAGAACCTCCTCGGCTCCACGCAGCCTTCGTCGCAGCACATGTTCGGCGCCATGTCGCATGGAGCATCGAGGCTGCACGACCAATCGCCGTCGGAGTTCATGCCAGGCGCCGGCAGCGGCAGCATGGGGCTCACCCACGGCGGGATGATGGTCTCCGAGGGGATGCACATGCACCAACAACAAAGAAGCGACGTCCACCAGGGCGGCGACGAGCTGTCGGGCGTGGTCCGGGCCGGCGCGtccgggagcggcggcggcggctgcaagcTGAACTACCCGCCCTACACCGGGGCGCCATCGTCATCCGCGGCAGCCAGCACCGACATGCCACCGGACGGAGCCTCCCGGAGCAGCCGCGGCGAGGGCCTAGACCCATGGCTTTGTACATCCGAGTAGTGAAGAGAAAGAGAAAGGTGCATGTGATGTTAGCCGCTCTCTGATTAATTTGCTCCCCGCCTCCATGCATCACAAACAACCAAGGTCTGGTTAATCATCTTTATTTAGTATTATACCTTTTGTTTGTTACTTATTATCGCTTCTATCTCCGTCACCATCGATCGGCCTTGTACATTTAAAACATCATCTTTGGTTCGCTTCTCTCTTAGATATTACTACTACACATGTGCAAGGAGAGATAGAGTAATGGTGCAATTACAGACATTGATTTCTtgtcctctctctatgtgtgttgATCGGCACAGTGTGCGATCGAGTGGCATCAGTAAAGCTGGCTTATCTGTTCTCCGCTCCGGCCGAATGCGCGCATTGCGGTTGCGCGAGAGGCCACCGGCCGGCCGGGCTCCGGCGAGGAAGTTGTCCGGCAGTGTGTCATAAAGAAAGGAGGAAGGAGAGAAGGCGTAGTTGCAGCGGCCCCAACCGTAACTCATCAAACTGCCAAAGAAGTCATTTTCTGGTACAAAAACCAGCGAAAAGCCTCCAAAAAGACGGAGACAAGATGAGAAAGCTCATATCCTAGGGGGAGAAAGGCCGCTCTTTCTCTTTCTAGCTCTCGTAGCAGTAGTAGCTTGGCTTTGGATTTGTAGCTACGCTAACCACTCCACATGATGCAAGGCGAGGCCGAGAATAAAACCCGATTTGATTaatcgcgaggaggaggaggaggagaccaacaacCGTACCTCCCCGGAGCTGACCGTCGTAGACTAGGCTCGGCTAGGCATTAAAGAAAGATCACGGCATGTGATGTgatccaccgtcgtcgtcgtcttAATCCGCCGCGATCTTCTTCGTTACTGATGAAACgaaggcagagagagagagggggggggggggggggggttagcgagAAGGAGATCTTTCTTTTTGTTGCTAGGTgtcgacgaggacgacgacgatgtagaggtagattgagagagagagaaggaTTGGCAGTGGCACTGGCAGTGACAAGTTGTTGCATGTGTCCCCTCCGTGCCTACACTTGATTGCGGCCGTAGAAGGGCGGGGCGGGTACTTTCTCTTGCTTCTGTCCATGGGTTTGTATTGAATCCGGCCCAAGTGGGGCGCCGGATTTGATCTCTGCACTTGATGGAGCCAGGGATTTTGGTTCGGATACGTACGTGCGATGTCATTAGTGTCAAGCTTGGCAATTAACAAGGGGGTAGGCTCCATGCTTGGGCTCCGTCCTCCCTTCTGGGTACATGTACCTGAACTTATTATGACCTCGTCCCCGTCCCCGGCCTACTACAATTGCCTCTAC comes from Triticum aestivum cultivar Chinese Spring chromosome 5B, IWGSC CS RefSeq v2.1, whole genome shotgun sequence and encodes:
- the LOC123111824 gene encoding coiled-coil domain-containing protein CG32809 — translated: MDSGNSGSLQSSSGGDDDFDSRGGGVDSSPLSALLQPTPSPSAVGAFSMHGSLYGLQDFTSAPPQQQQQQQHHQQHQQQQASWSAQFMAGPASSSTRVGPTDAGMGGASAHQAPDPSAAAATAPPRGSRKRARASRRAPTTVLTTDTSNFRAMVQEFTGIPNPPFAAGAGGPGASFNSRFDHIFSSSALRSAAGATGDPVSSLPPYLLRPFAQKLQTAPSPFAPFTSPSSSTPPSSNMGIANANARAAATAAATTTASANQRGVAGDDFQLTSSALLRMQDHSSNYLSFQNLLGSTQPSSQHMFGAMSHGASRLHDQSPSEFMPGAGSGSMGLTHGGMMVSEGMHMHQQQRSDVHQGGDELSGVVRAGASGSGGGGCKLNYPPYTGAPSSSAAASTDMPPDGASRSSRGEGLDPWLCTSE